From Amycolatopsis sp. YIM 10, the proteins below share one genomic window:
- a CDS encoding PP2C family serine/threonine-protein phosphatase gives MTHELRAVVGTDPGLNRKGNEDAAFAGSRVLVLADGMGGHTSGEVASALAVDALRELDDEPHEDLTGALAKAVAEAGRLLNEHAPAGAGTTVTAMLWNGPRFGLAHIGDSRGYLLRESILYQMTRDHTLVQTLVDEGRITPEEAEVHPRRSMLVRALQSGTTHEPDLSEHEAEPGDRYLLCSDGLTDVVRDEAIREVLDEVADPEAAVRQLIALANAGGGPDNITCVLADYR, from the coding sequence ATGACACACGAACTCCGTGCGGTGGTCGGCACGGATCCAGGGCTCAACCGCAAGGGCAACGAAGACGCCGCCTTCGCGGGTTCCCGGGTGCTCGTGCTCGCCGACGGCATGGGCGGGCACACCAGTGGCGAAGTGGCCAGCGCACTCGCCGTCGACGCACTGCGCGAGCTGGACGACGAACCGCACGAGGACCTGACCGGCGCACTGGCCAAGGCGGTCGCCGAGGCGGGCAGGCTGCTCAACGAGCACGCGCCGGCCGGAGCGGGCACCACGGTCACCGCGATGCTGTGGAACGGCCCGCGCTTCGGGCTGGCGCACATCGGCGACTCGCGGGGTTACCTGTTGCGGGAAAGCATCCTGTACCAGATGACCCGCGACCACACGCTCGTGCAGACCCTGGTCGACGAAGGGCGGATCACGCCGGAAGAGGCCGAGGTCCACCCGCGGCGGTCGATGCTGGTGCGCGCTCTGCAGAGCGGCACCACGCACGAACCCGATCTGTCCGAGCACGAGGCGGAACCGGGTGACCGGTACCTGCTCTGCTCCGACGGGCTGACCGACGTGGTCCGCGACGAAGCCATCCGCGAGGTCCTCGACGAGGTCGCCGACCCGGAAGCCGCGGTGCGGCAACTGATCGCGCTGGCCAACGCGGGCGGCGGGCCGGACAACATCACCTGCGTGCTCGCCGACTACCGCTAG
- a CDS encoding GlxA family transcriptional regulator — protein MLKTVAALVIDGVAPFELGVLCEVFGVDRTDGGVPPIEFRVCGERAGEPVRTSMGMSLTPDHGLAGLDGADLVALPAYDIRDEYPEAALAAVRAASARGATVLTVCSGVFFLGATGLLDGRRCTTHWRHARAFAERFPRTELDPDVLFVDDGDLITSAGTASGIDACLHLVRRELGTEIATRIARRMVVAPQREGGQRQFVETPIPECTGNSLQPLLAWLLENLTTEHTVASLARQAKMSERTFARRFAAETGTTPNRWLSTQRVLHARRLLEETTLGVDEIAAETGFGTAALLRHHFHRVVGVSPKDYRRSFATS, from the coding sequence ATGCTGAAGACGGTGGCCGCGCTGGTGATCGACGGTGTCGCGCCGTTCGAGCTGGGTGTGCTGTGCGAGGTTTTTGGTGTCGACCGGACCGACGGCGGGGTACCGCCGATCGAGTTCCGGGTCTGCGGGGAACGCGCCGGGGAGCCGGTGCGGACCAGCATGGGCATGTCCCTCACGCCGGACCACGGGCTGGCCGGGCTCGACGGTGCCGACCTGGTGGCGCTGCCCGCATACGACATCCGCGACGAGTACCCGGAGGCGGCACTGGCCGCGGTGCGGGCGGCCAGCGCGCGCGGGGCGACCGTGCTGACGGTGTGCAGCGGCGTGTTCTTCCTCGGCGCGACGGGCCTGCTCGACGGACGGCGGTGCACCACGCACTGGCGGCACGCCCGCGCGTTCGCCGAGCGCTTCCCGCGGACGGAGCTGGACCCGGACGTGCTGTTCGTCGACGACGGGGACCTGATCACCAGCGCCGGGACCGCGTCCGGCATCGACGCCTGCCTGCACCTGGTGCGACGGGAGCTGGGCACGGAGATCGCCACCCGCATCGCACGGCGCATGGTGGTCGCGCCGCAGCGGGAGGGCGGGCAGCGGCAGTTCGTGGAAACACCGATCCCGGAGTGCACCGGCAACAGCCTGCAGCCGCTTCTGGCCTGGTTGCTGGAAAACCTGACCACCGAGCACACCGTCGCCAGCCTGGCGCGGCAGGCGAAGATGTCCGAGCGGACCTTCGCCCGCCGCTTCGCCGCCGAAACCGGCACCACGCCGAACCGGTGGCTCTCCACGCAACGCGTCCTGCACGCCCGGCGGCTGCTGGAGGAAACCACGCTCGGGGTGGACGAGATCGCCGCGGAAACCGGTTTCGGCACGGCCGCCCTGCTGCGCCACCACTTCCACCGCGTGGTGGGCGTCTCCCCCAAGGACTACCGGCGGAGCTTCGCCACGAGCTAG
- a CDS encoding DUF309 domain-containing protein — protein MRDRDPEGRARNARPRDGLGRPLPYGSPGVERQPEGVERTPAETLTEAQRLLDAGMPFHAHEVFEDAWKTGVEADEGLWRGMAQLAVGLTHAARGNAVGGASLLRRGAANVEPYRADAPYGIDIAGLLQWAASLAEELETRPAKIEPDRAAPRLVARPA, from the coding sequence ATGCGAGACCGTGATCCGGAAGGACGGGCGCGCAACGCGAGGCCGCGGGACGGCCTCGGCCGCCCGCTGCCCTATGGCTCACCCGGCGTGGAGCGCCAGCCCGAGGGCGTGGAGCGCACACCCGCCGAGACGCTGACCGAGGCACAGCGGCTGCTCGACGCCGGCATGCCCTTCCACGCGCACGAAGTGTTCGAGGACGCCTGGAAAACCGGCGTCGAGGCGGACGAGGGGCTCTGGCGCGGCATGGCCCAGCTCGCCGTCGGGCTGACGCACGCCGCCCGTGGCAACGCCGTCGGTGGCGCCTCGCTGCTGCGCCGCGGTGCCGCGAACGTCGAGCCGTATCGCGCGGACGCGCCGTACGGCATCGATATCGCGGGGCTCCTTCAGTGGGCCGCCAGCCTGGCCGAGGAACTGGAGACGCGGCCGGCGAAGATCGAGCCGGACCGAGCGGCACCCCGGCTGGTGGCGCGGCCGGCCTGA
- a CDS encoding DEAD/DEAH box helicase, protein MSGRRPQSDFADFGLPAPLIAALAEEGVLTPFPIQSATLPHSLEGRDVLGRGRTGSGKTYAFCLPVLARLAAKPVQRRPGRPRALILAPTRELVTQIEASLAPLAKALSLRTMTIFGGVSPNPQIAALKAGVDIAIACPGRLNDHVASGHAHLDAIETTVLDEADHMADLGFLPAVRRILDATPKDGQRLLFSATLDAGVDVIVRRYLSDPVTHSVDSAQSPVSTMTHHVLHVHEDDRLPVLVDLTSAPGRTLVFTRTKYRAKALTRKLVAAGVPAVELHGNLGQNARTRNLAAFSDGTAKALVATDIAARGIHVDDVTLVIHADPPVEHKAYLHRSGRTARAGASGTVITLMTDEQVPDVRDLTRKAGIKPKTTRLDAGHPLLAELAPGERSYVKPAAKAPKAPPKAQAKTRPNAQTRSGAGARSGTAARSGAGSQARSGGTARAGAGSQGRSGAAARAGAGSQGRSGAGARSGAATQERAGAGARSGAQARSGAESRAGAQSRSGAQSRSGAPARNEAGGRPRAEAGGRARAGGKAQAPSQAKGQREGQGQAQPKNGHQRPRQSGAANSGAAKFSAGSRAGRRGR, encoded by the coding sequence ATGTCGGGCCGCCGCCCCCAGTCAGATTTCGCCGATTTCGGCCTGCCCGCACCCCTCATCGCCGCACTGGCCGAAGAGGGCGTGCTGACGCCGTTCCCGATCCAGTCGGCCACGCTGCCGCACTCGCTGGAGGGGCGTGACGTGCTCGGCCGCGGCCGCACCGGTTCCGGCAAGACCTACGCCTTCTGCCTGCCCGTGCTCGCGCGCCTCGCGGCCAAGCCGGTCCAACGGCGGCCGGGGCGCCCGCGCGCGCTGATCCTGGCGCCGACCCGCGAGCTGGTCACCCAGATCGAGGCGTCGCTGGCGCCGCTGGCCAAGGCGCTGTCGCTGCGCACGATGACGATCTTCGGCGGGGTCAGCCCGAATCCGCAGATCGCCGCGCTGAAGGCGGGCGTGGACATCGCGATCGCCTGTCCCGGCAGGCTCAACGACCACGTCGCCTCCGGGCACGCGCACCTCGACGCGATCGAGACCACCGTGCTCGACGAGGCCGACCACATGGCCGATCTCGGCTTCCTGCCCGCGGTCCGGCGCATTCTCGACGCCACCCCGAAGGACGGGCAGCGCCTGCTGTTCTCGGCCACGCTGGACGCCGGGGTCGACGTGATCGTCCGGCGCTACCTCAGCGATCCGGTCACGCACAGCGTGGATTCCGCGCAGTCGCCGGTGTCCACGATGACGCACCACGTGCTCCACGTGCACGAGGACGACCGGTTGCCGGTGCTGGTCGACCTGACCTCGGCGCCGGGGCGCACGCTGGTGTTCACCCGGACCAAGTACCGGGCCAAGGCGCTCACCCGCAAGCTGGTGGCCGCCGGGGTGCCCGCGGTCGAACTGCACGGCAACCTCGGGCAGAACGCGCGCACCCGCAACCTGGCCGCGTTCTCCGACGGCACGGCGAAGGCGCTGGTCGCCACCGACATCGCGGCGCGCGGCATCCACGTCGACGACGTGACGCTGGTGATCCACGCGGACCCGCCGGTGGAGCACAAGGCGTACCTGCACCGCTCCGGCCGGACCGCGCGGGCGGGCGCGTCGGGCACGGTGATCACGCTGATGACCGACGAGCAGGTGCCGGACGTCCGCGACCTCACCCGCAAGGCGGGGATCAAGCCGAAGACCACGCGCCTCGACGCCGGGCACCCGCTGCTCGCCGAACTCGCCCCGGGCGAACGTTCATACGTGAAACCGGCGGCGAAGGCCCCGAAGGCACCGCCCAAGGCACAAGCCAAAACCCGCCCGAACGCCCAGACCCGCTCGGGTGCGGGAGCCCGTTCGGGCACCGCGGCCCGCTCCGGCGCGGGATCGCAGGCACGCTCCGGCGGGACGGCACGAGCCGGCGCGGGATCGCAAGGGCGGTCCGGCGCAGCGGCACGAGCCGGCGCGGGATCGCAAGGGCGGTCCGGCGCGGGTGCGCGATCCGGTGCAGCGACCCAGGAACGGGCCGGAGCCGGGGCGCGATCCGGGGCGCAGGCACGATCCGGGGCTGAGTCGCGAGCCGGGGCCCAGTCGCGATCGGGCGCGCAGTCGCGGTCCGGGGCACCGGCGCGAAACGAGGCCGGTGGGCGGCCGCGAGCCGAAGCAGGTGGGCGGGCGCGAGCAGGCGGCAAGGCTCAGGCCCCATCGCAGGCCAAGGGGCAGCGTGAAGGCCAAGGGCAGGCCCAGCCGAAGAACGGGCACCAGCGGCCCCGCCAGTCCGGGGCGGCGAACTCGGGAGCGGCGAAGTTCTCCGCGGGCAGCCGGGCCGGGCGGCGCGGGCGCTGA
- a CDS encoding transketolase has translation MTTTATGYRELPRLIGLMTGDEKHSAAATSTVDVLWVLYDRVLDISPRRTGDPHRDRFLLSKGHGPMAYYAVLAAKGFLREADLPGWAGVESRLGMHPDRMRVPGVEISSGSLGHGLGLAVGEVYGLRAQRIDSRVVVLLGDAELDEGSNHEAIALAGREGMERLTAVVVDNRSASRGWPGGIGRRFEVEGWAARTVDGRDHEALYDAFTAPHPGRPLVVVAEVEAKG, from the coding sequence ATGACCACTACCGCCACCGGCTACCGCGAACTGCCCCGGCTGATCGGCCTGATGACCGGCGACGAGAAGCACTCCGCGGCGGCGACGTCCACTGTAGACGTTCTGTGGGTGCTATACGACCGGGTTCTGGACATTTCCCCGCGGCGCACCGGCGACCCGCACCGCGACCGCTTCCTGCTGTCGAAGGGGCACGGTCCGATGGCCTACTACGCGGTGCTGGCCGCCAAGGGCTTCCTGCGCGAGGCCGATCTGCCCGGCTGGGCGGGGGTGGAGTCGCGGCTGGGCATGCACCCGGACCGGATGCGCGTGCCGGGGGTGGAGATCTCCAGCGGTTCGCTCGGGCACGGCCTCGGCCTCGCCGTCGGTGAGGTCTACGGGCTGCGCGCCCAGCGGATCGACTCGCGGGTGGTGGTGCTGCTCGGCGACGCGGAACTGGACGAGGGGTCCAACCACGAGGCGATCGCGCTGGCCGGGCGGGAGGGCATGGAGCGGCTGACCGCGGTGGTGGTGGACAACCGGTCCGCCAGTCGCGGCTGGCCCGGTGGCATCGGGCGGCGCTTCGAAGTGGAGGGCTGGGCGGCCAGAACGGTCGACGGCCGTGACCACGAAGCGCTCTACGACGCCTTCACCGCCCCGCATCCGGGGCGCCCGCTGGTCGTGGTCGCCGAAGTGGAAGCGAAGGGCTGA
- a CDS encoding CapA family protein: protein MERRLISAALLGALLVTGCSSPPESPPAAEAPAPPAPAPAASVPGFSVVATGDVLVHPALTEQAEADGGGKIDFRPQFDGVKPVVSGADLGLCHLEVPLADPGGPYSGYPSFNAPPEIAGALKDTGYDACSTASNHTLDQGEDGVKRTLDGLDAAELKHTGSARSSKEAGTPLVLDAAGTKVGHVSFTFGFNGIELPEGKPWMSNTLDAADVVAAARKTREAGAEVVIASLHWGTEYRSEPTKEQTSLAKKLLEDDSIDLIIGHHAHVVQPFEKIGSKWVAYGLGNHIAKHSEPRGTTEEGVAARFHFTKDASGWKVDQAEYVPTLVELGPPIRLQDATAASTPRQKEALARTDEVVLSRNAAKDGLTRPGNR, encoded by the coding sequence ATGGAGCGACGGCTCATTTCCGCTGCCCTCCTCGGTGCGCTGCTGGTCACCGGCTGCAGTTCACCGCCGGAGAGCCCGCCCGCCGCGGAGGCACCCGCCCCGCCCGCGCCCGCACCGGCTGCTTCGGTGCCCGGCTTCTCCGTGGTGGCCACCGGTGACGTGCTGGTGCACCCGGCGCTGACCGAGCAGGCCGAGGCCGACGGTGGCGGCAAGATCGACTTCCGCCCGCAGTTCGACGGGGTCAAGCCGGTGGTCTCCGGTGCGGACCTCGGGTTGTGCCACCTGGAAGTGCCGCTGGCCGACCCCGGCGGGCCGTACAGCGGGTATCCGTCGTTCAACGCGCCGCCGGAGATCGCCGGCGCGCTCAAGGACACCGGGTACGACGCCTGCTCGACCGCCTCGAACCACACGCTGGACCAGGGCGAGGACGGGGTGAAGCGCACGCTCGACGGACTGGACGCGGCCGAGTTGAAGCACACCGGCTCGGCCCGCTCGTCGAAGGAGGCAGGCACCCCGCTCGTGCTGGACGCGGCGGGCACGAAGGTCGGGCACGTCTCGTTCACCTTCGGCTTCAACGGCATCGAACTGCCCGAGGGCAAACCGTGGATGTCGAACACGCTCGACGCGGCCGACGTGGTCGCGGCGGCCCGCAAAACGCGTGAAGCCGGGGCGGAAGTGGTGATCGCGAGCCTGCACTGGGGCACCGAATACCGCTCGGAGCCGACGAAGGAACAGACCTCGCTCGCGAAGAAGCTGCTCGAGGACGACTCGATCGACCTGATCATCGGGCACCACGCGCACGTGGTGCAGCCGTTCGAGAAGATCGGCTCGAAGTGGGTGGCCTACGGACTGGGCAACCACATCGCGAAGCACTCGGAACCGCGGGGCACCACGGAAGAGGGCGTGGCGGCGCGATTCCACTTCACCAAGGACGCTTCGGGCTGGAAGGTGGACCAGGCCGAATACGTCCCGACCCTGGTCGAGCTGGGCCCGCCGATCCGCCTCCAGGACGCCACCGCGGCTTCCACGCCACGGCAGAAGGAAGCCCTGGCTCGCACGGACGAGGTCGTCCTCAGCCGGAACGCCGCAAAAGACGGCCTGACCCGGCCCGGTAACCGCTAG
- a CDS encoding serine/threonine-protein kinase, producing the protein MLIADRYELDDLPLGQGGMGAVHAGHDKHLGRRVAVKFLRLPGGPDDELERRFVREARILARLEHPGVPVLYDFGMFDQRLFQVMQFIDGVTVADLVGEHGPLPVPWAAAIAAQAGAVLAAAHELSICHRDLKPTNLMLCPDGSVKVLDFGLAMLREADVAQFTKAGQILGTPAYMAPEQIQRGVAEPRSDLYALGCVLHEMLTGNQLFTGPTAFAVFEKQVRERPPRLPGALGALLGQVLAKSPEDRPANAAEFFERLRPFTADPPMLPGYLSPAVSPARMYASMVGQLHGMGG; encoded by the coding sequence ATGCTCATCGCCGATCGGTATGAGCTGGACGACCTGCCGCTGGGCCAGGGCGGGATGGGCGCGGTGCACGCCGGGCACGACAAGCACCTCGGGCGGCGGGTGGCGGTGAAGTTCCTGCGCCTGCCCGGTGGGCCGGACGACGAGCTGGAACGCCGGTTCGTCCGCGAGGCCAGGATCCTCGCCCGGCTGGAGCATCCCGGCGTGCCGGTGCTCTACGACTTCGGCATGTTCGACCAGCGGTTGTTCCAGGTCATGCAGTTCATCGACGGGGTGACGGTGGCCGACCTGGTCGGCGAGCACGGCCCGCTGCCGGTGCCGTGGGCGGCGGCGATCGCGGCGCAGGCGGGCGCGGTGCTCGCGGCGGCGCACGAACTGTCGATCTGCCACCGCGACCTGAAGCCGACGAACCTGATGCTCTGCCCCGACGGCAGCGTCAAGGTGCTCGACTTCGGGCTGGCCATGTTGCGCGAGGCCGACGTCGCGCAGTTCACCAAGGCCGGGCAGATCCTCGGCACGCCCGCGTACATGGCGCCGGAGCAGATCCAGCGCGGGGTCGCCGAACCACGCAGCGATCTGTACGCGCTGGGGTGCGTGCTGCACGAGATGCTGACCGGGAACCAGTTGTTCACCGGGCCGACCGCGTTCGCGGTGTTCGAGAAGCAGGTCAGGGAACGGCCGCCGCGATTGCCGGGGGCGCTGGGCGCGCTGCTCGGCCAGGTGCTGGCGAAGTCGCCGGAGGACCGGCCGGCGAACGCGGCGGAGTTCTTCGAGCGGTTGCGGCCGTTCACCGCGGACCCGCCGATGCTGCCCGGCTACCTGTCACCGGCGGTGAGCCCGGCGCGGATGTACGCCAGCATGGTGGGCCAATTGCACGGTATGGGAGGGTGA
- a CDS encoding transketolase family protein, with product MLSMRDAFTSTMDEAMAVDPRLALVLADISVDRVRPAMRRHPDRVINVGIREQLLVGVAGGLALSGLRPVVHTFASFLVERAFEQVKLDLGHQGVGAVLVSSGASYDMSYAGRTHHSPGDVALMDSLPGWTVHVPGHAEEARRLLCESLPGDSSVYLRLSEAANAEPFIGAGFQVLRRGSAGVVLAVGPMLDRVLAATAALDVTVLYTATVRPFDAAGLRAAVDASAADVVLVEPYLAGTSAHQVAEALADRPHRLRSLGVRRDREVRIYGGMADHDVAHGLDEQAIAASVRDFLDTRR from the coding sequence ATGTTGAGCATGCGTGACGCGTTCACGTCCACAATGGACGAAGCGATGGCGGTGGATCCCCGGCTGGCGCTGGTGCTCGCCGACATCTCGGTGGACCGGGTGCGCCCGGCCATGCGCCGCCACCCGGACCGGGTGATCAACGTCGGCATCCGCGAGCAGCTGCTGGTCGGTGTCGCGGGCGGGCTGGCGCTGTCCGGGCTGCGGCCGGTGGTGCACACCTTCGCCTCGTTCCTGGTGGAGCGTGCGTTCGAGCAGGTGAAACTGGACCTCGGGCACCAGGGCGTCGGCGCGGTCCTGGTGTCCTCCGGCGCGTCGTACGACATGTCCTACGCCGGGCGCACGCACCATTCGCCGGGTGACGTGGCGCTGATGGATTCGCTGCCCGGCTGGACCGTGCACGTGCCCGGGCACGCCGAAGAAGCACGCAGGCTGCTCTGCGAGTCGCTGCCCGGTGACAGCAGTGTCTACTTGCGACTGTCCGAAGCGGCCAACGCGGAACCGTTCATCGGCGCGGGTTTCCAGGTGCTGCGCCGGGGTTCGGCCGGAGTGGTGCTGGCCGTCGGGCCGATGCTGGACCGGGTGCTCGCGGCGACCGCGGCGCTGGACGTGACCGTGCTCTACACCGCGACGGTCCGCCCGTTCGACGCGGCGGGACTGCGCGCGGCGGTGGACGCGTCGGCCGCGGACGTGGTGCTCGTCGAGCCGTACCTGGCCGGTACTTCGGCGCACCAGGTCGCCGAAGCGCTCGCCGACCGGCCGCACCGCCTGCGGTCGCTGGGTGTGCGCCGCGACCGCGAAGTGCGGATCTACGGCGGCATGGCCGACCACGACGTGGCGCACGGGCTCGACGAGCAGGCCATCGCCGCCTCCGTGCGGGACTTCCTCGACACCCGGCGGTGA
- a CDS encoding N-6 DNA methylase yields MTQEATVTAGDIARLVDVGRAAVSNWRRRYDDFPRPVGGTASSPLFSLAEVEDWLRRNGKRFEVSRAERVWQRLRAAADDLGLGELVADTGAALENGGFRADEQLGGAVAELGAREVFEFLYERYQEVHVRRLPVTPGPIAELMARLAGPVDTVLDPACGTGALLLAADASRAIGQDLDETAAAMAGTRLRLAGIDARVSAGDSLRQDAFPGELADAVLCDPPLNERAWGHEELAGDTRWEFGVPPRGEPELAWVQHCLSHARPGGTVAILLPPAVAGRRSGRRIRGNLLRAGALRAVVTMPDGTRDLWLLRRPEAGTGGDRVLLMESTEDFSAVETAWADPDSWSTKVIDLLDDDVDLSPARHRGSEGGESFVTALAGFRARALVPPELEVLDHDRSWPLTTIGELIKAGLVRKSGEGVPVKSPAGTEYLVDPERIDPDFLAGLLRSAMHRMTSNSTRLDLRRVRVPRLPLAEQRACGLAFRRLAEFEAELAEAAALGERLVRLGFDGLADGHLQPGS; encoded by the coding sequence ATGACCCAGGAAGCGACCGTGACCGCCGGCGACATCGCGCGGCTGGTCGACGTCGGCCGGGCGGCGGTGAGCAACTGGCGCCGCCGTTACGACGACTTCCCGCGTCCGGTCGGCGGTACCGCGTCCAGCCCGCTGTTCTCGCTGGCGGAGGTCGAAGACTGGTTGCGCCGCAACGGTAAGCGGTTCGAGGTTTCGCGCGCGGAGCGGGTCTGGCAACGGCTGCGCGCGGCGGCCGACGACCTCGGCCTCGGCGAGCTGGTCGCGGACACCGGGGCGGCGCTGGAGAACGGTGGTTTCCGCGCGGACGAGCAGCTCGGCGGCGCGGTGGCCGAACTCGGCGCCCGCGAGGTGTTCGAGTTCCTCTACGAGCGCTACCAGGAGGTGCACGTCCGGCGGCTGCCGGTGACCCCCGGCCCGATCGCCGAGCTGATGGCGCGGCTGGCCGGTCCCGTGGACACCGTGCTCGACCCCGCCTGCGGCACCGGCGCGCTGCTGCTCGCGGCCGACGCGTCCCGCGCGATCGGCCAGGACCTCGACGAAACGGCCGCCGCGATGGCGGGCACGCGCCTGCGCCTCGCCGGGATCGACGCGCGGGTGAGCGCCGGTGATTCGCTGCGGCAGGACGCTTTCCCCGGTGAACTCGCCGACGCGGTGCTGTGCGACCCGCCGCTCAACGAACGGGCGTGGGGGCACGAGGAACTGGCCGGTGACACGCGCTGGGAGTTCGGCGTGCCGCCACGCGGTGAACCGGAACTCGCCTGGGTGCAGCACTGCCTGTCGCACGCGCGGCCCGGCGGCACCGTCGCCATCCTGCTGCCGCCAGCCGTCGCCGGTCGCCGGTCGGGGCGCCGGATCCGCGGGAACCTGTTGCGCGCCGGGGCGTTGCGCGCGGTGGTGACCATGCCGGACGGTACCCGCGACCTGTGGCTGCTGCGCCGCCCGGAAGCCGGGACCGGTGGCGACCGCGTCCTGCTGATGGAGTCCACAGAGGACTTCTCGGCGGTGGAAACCGCTTGGGCGGACCCGGATTCCTGGTCGACCAAGGTGATCGACCTGCTCGACGACGACGTGGACCTCAGCCCGGCGCGGCATCGCGGTTCCGAGGGCGGGGAGAGCTTCGTGACCGCGCTGGCCGGATTCCGCGCGCGGGCACTGGTGCCACCGGAACTCGAGGTGCTCGACCACGACCGGTCCTGGCCGTTGACGACCATCGGCGAACTGATCAAAGCCGGGCTGGTGCGCAAATCCGGCGAAGGCGTGCCGGTGAAATCCCCGGCGGGCACCGAATACCTGGTCGATCCCGAGCGCATCGACCCCGACTTCCTCGCCGGGCTGCTGCGGTCGGCGATGCACCGGATGACCTCGAACTCGACCAGGCTGGACCTGCGCCGGGTGCGCGTGCCCCGGCTCCCGCTGGCCGAGCAGCGGGCCTGCGGACTGGCCTTCCGGCGGCTCGCCGAGTTCGAGGCGGAGCTGGCGGAGGCGGCCGCGCTGGGGGAACGGCTGGTGCGGCTAGGCTTCGACGGGCTGGCGGACGGTCACCTGCAGCCGGGTTCCTAG
- the soxR gene encoding redox-sensitive transcriptional activator SoxR → MTKLADHLSIGQVSERSGVPHTALRFYEDKGLIHSERSAGNQRRYARSVLRRIAFIRAAQRVGLSLEQISEALSTLPKDHAPTKADWTRLSRNWQAEIDARIDALQRLRDRLTGCVGCGCLSLRVCGLYNHDDQMARFGPGARLLKPAAEGGV, encoded by the coding sequence GTGACCAAACTCGCCGACCACCTCAGCATCGGGCAGGTCTCCGAGCGCAGCGGGGTACCGCACACCGCCCTGCGCTTCTACGAGGACAAGGGCTTGATCCACTCCGAGCGTTCGGCCGGGAACCAGCGCCGGTACGCCCGCTCGGTGCTGCGCCGGATCGCCTTCATCCGGGCCGCGCAGCGGGTCGGGCTGAGCCTGGAGCAGATCAGCGAGGCACTGTCCACGCTGCCGAAGGACCACGCGCCGACCAAGGCGGACTGGACCCGGCTCTCGCGCAACTGGCAGGCCGAGATCGACGCGCGGATCGACGCGCTGCAGCGCCTGCGCGACAGGCTGACCGGCTGCGTCGGCTGCGGTTGCCTGTCCCTGCGGGTCTGCGGGCTCTACAACCACGACGACCAGATGGCCCGCTTCGGCCCCGGCGCCCGGCTGCTGAAACCCGCCGCCGAAGGCGGAGTCTGA
- a CDS encoding CPCC family cysteine-rich protein, with amino-acid sequence MDAGTTYPCPCCGHLVFGKPPGSYEICDVCFWEDDAIQVRWPGWSGGANSPSLIDAQRAYAELGAMEFRFTGLVRAATAAEPVDGGWRPVDLASDNFEPRGVSEAPWPADLATLYWWRPDYWRRS; translated from the coding sequence GTGGACGCCGGAACGACCTATCCGTGTCCGTGCTGCGGGCACCTGGTCTTCGGGAAACCACCGGGCTCCTACGAGATCTGCGACGTGTGCTTCTGGGAGGACGACGCGATCCAGGTGCGGTGGCCCGGCTGGAGCGGCGGCGCGAACAGCCCTTCGCTGATCGACGCGCAGCGCGCCTACGCCGAACTCGGCGCGATGGAGTTCCGCTTCACCGGTCTCGTGCGCGCGGCCACCGCGGCCGAACCGGTCGACGGCGGGTGGCGTCCCGTCGACCTCGCCTCCGACAATTTCGAGCCACGGGGCGTCAGTGAGGCGCCATGGCCGGCTGACCTCGCGACGCTCTACTGGTGGCGGCCGGACTACTGGCGCCGAAGCTGA